From Rhodohalobacter sp. SW132, the proteins below share one genomic window:
- a CDS encoding AMP-binding protein encodes MSSQKLNYPEFSLPDPKKSFLASEKTIYDYSHLYGFCSIFAKMCSENNISEDRPLALLSRSSDELIFVIAGCNLLKIPFIALNPDLTDAELRDQINIKKPGAFYTDSENRARADDYPVLDIAKRDLNVIASENTIEKPSSDPSLPFGYFFTSGSSGRPKLVSLLRRQIIFATQASAINFKPDPDRFWLLCLPLNHIGGISIVIRSILYHSAIFRLDSFDEDQIRTFLSENRLFQVASLVPTMLQRLLDEPLFQLHLEFKALLLGGGPVPDGLIDRALERGVPVVSSYGMTETCAQIAANPMLQPRGMYHPKKSVGTIFKPNEVQIRDPKNGSVQPPNEIGQIWLRGPQVIDSYPDPALNSRVFDENGWFNTGDIGHLNRRKQLFIKNRRTDRIITGGENVDPVEIEQILENFDGVIRAAVTGISDPEWGQKVVALLEIKDEESFDPEWFSGELKKRVSGYKIPKEYVPVHKIPTTSLGKIRRGELFKLYQKNEKDPKF; translated from the coding sequence ATGAGTTCCCAAAAATTGAATTATCCTGAATTTTCACTACCTGACCCCAAGAAAAGCTTCCTGGCTTCGGAAAAAACGATATACGATTATTCGCACCTTTATGGATTTTGTTCAATATTCGCTAAAATGTGCAGCGAGAACAACATTTCGGAAGATCGTCCGCTGGCCCTGCTTAGCCGAAGCAGTGATGAACTGATTTTTGTGATTGCCGGATGCAATCTACTGAAAATACCATTTATCGCGCTCAACCCCGACCTGACCGATGCTGAGCTCCGGGACCAAATCAATATCAAAAAGCCCGGTGCATTTTATACAGATTCTGAAAACCGGGCCAGGGCTGATGATTACCCGGTTTTAGATATCGCAAAACGTGATCTGAATGTAATTGCATCTGAAAATACAATCGAGAAACCCTCTTCTGATCCTTCACTCCCATTCGGATATTTTTTCACTTCCGGATCTTCCGGGAGACCAAAACTGGTATCATTACTGCGCAGACAGATAATTTTTGCAACACAGGCATCCGCAATCAACTTTAAACCTGACCCCGACCGTTTTTGGCTGCTCTGTTTACCGCTCAATCACATAGGCGGAATATCAATCGTTATTCGATCTATTCTGTATCATTCGGCGATTTTCAGGCTGGACAGTTTTGATGAGGATCAAATCCGAACTTTTCTGTCTGAAAATCGCCTGTTCCAGGTCGCTTCTCTGGTTCCAACGATGCTTCAGCGCCTGCTTGATGAACCGCTTTTTCAGCTGCACCTTGAATTTAAAGCACTTCTTCTTGGTGGCGGCCCTGTTCCCGATGGGCTGATAGACCGAGCGCTTGAGCGGGGTGTACCGGTTGTTTCGAGTTACGGAATGACAGAAACCTGCGCGCAAATCGCAGCTAATCCGATGCTTCAGCCCCGCGGAATGTATCACCCTAAAAAAAGCGTGGGAACTATTTTTAAACCCAACGAGGTTCAGATACGTGATCCTAAAAACGGATCCGTTCAGCCGCCGAATGAAATCGGCCAAATTTGGCTGAGAGGACCACAAGTGATCGATTCTTACCCCGACCCTGCTCTCAACTCACGTGTTTTTGATGAAAACGGCTGGTTCAATACCGGTGATATCGGCCACCTGAACCGAAGGAAGCAACTTTTTATCAAAAACAGGCGAACTGACAGAATCATCACAGGTGGGGAAAATGTGGATCCGGTTGAAATTGAACAGATTCTTGAAAATTTCGATGGGGTGATCCGGGCAGCAGTGACCGGGATATCAGATCCTGAATGGGGACAAAAAGTTGTTGCCCTGCTTGAAATAAAAGACGAAGAATCATTTGACCCTGAATGGTTCTCTGGTGAGCTAAAAAAACGTGTGTCGGGATACAAAATCCCAAAAGAGTATGTACCTGTTCATAAAATTCCCACCACATCTTTGGGAAAAATCAGGCGTGGCGAACTTTTTAAGCTCTATCAGAAGAATGAAAAAGATCCGAAATTCTGA